Within Conger conger chromosome 3, fConCon1.1, whole genome shotgun sequence, the genomic segment TTGGAGCTGGATCTCAAGTGCTACAGGTACTTATTTTCAATTTCACCAAACACAAATGTAGCATTTATAGTTTTCCCTTTAAAGGTGGCTGACAATCCTTCCCCTGTACAGCTGACGTGAATCTGGATCCCATGACCAACCACCCATGGCTGCAACTATCTGATGACTGCAAGAAGGTGCAGGAGGCCTTGTCTGAGCAGGATGTGGCTCCCAGCACGCAGCGCTTCGACGTCTGGCCCTGTGTCCTGGGCTGGGAGGGCTACTCCTGCGGCCGCCACTACTGGGAGGTGGACCTGGCCAACAATGGCTACTGGAGGGTGGGGCTGACCACTGCCACGTCCAAGAGGTGTGGCCGCTTCCCCATGGCCCCATCACAGGGCTACTGGACCCTGTGGCGCAGCACCCGGCAGTTCTACGCCTGCACCAAACCCGAGACACCTCTCCCAGTGGGACTGGTCCCGCGTAGGCTGGGTGTTTACCTCGACTACGAGGAGGGCCAAATCTCTTTCTATAACGTGGAGAACAAGTCCCACATCTACACCTTCTCCCACAGTTTCAGAGGGAAGCTGTACCCTCTCTTTGCCCCGCTGGATGGCCGAACTCTCATCACGGTCTCCTCCCCGAAATCTGTCACCTAAAGACTCCCATTACCTTCTCACCCATAAGTCCCAGCCCTCAGGTAGCAGAACatcacttttacacacacacaaacacacacacacacatacacacacacacatacacatacacaagcaaacAGGCACACAACACATAAACATAAGCACActtgcgcacacgcacacacacacacaaggacacaggcacacacaagctcacatgcatgcacacaaacacaagcgcacatgcacacacacacatacacacacacagacaagcgcacaggcacacgcatacatacacacacacagtggaacgAAAGGCTATTTTTATGGGCATCTTTGTACACATCACAAAATTAAGTGTGAAAAATGAGTATTTGCAGCGAAAATATTTACCCAAATCTGATATAAACTGAATATTAGAATTGCAGTAATCTTATCCTCTTTCGTATAAAAATATAGAGAACAGTTAAGTACACAACTAACCTTTGTAgaatgtatattatatatatatggtatatacagtattcatgagaaaaacaaatgtgcttGGACAATCACAATGTCACTACAACTGTAGTTTAAAGTGTAGGTGTGCATACACATATATAGGCCTATTAAAttttttggtgtgaaaatatctatttttttaaCTTGTTACATTTTCTTATGATTTGTGTCCAATCTGCTTTTGTACACAATCATCTAAGCTACTTTCAAAATTATTAACATGTATTTATTCTACTATGTATTGTCTATGCTTAAAGATTATGCTATACTGTATTAAAGTCATAGTGCCTAATTACTGACCTTTATTGTTCTTGTTTCAGAATGTATCTTGTAAATAAGCAAAGAGAATGGTTTGGATTTTAATACCACTTTTATTGCATACACTGAGGGCAGAGACTATTTGAAAGCTTGAAatacttaaaatatttttcagttctGCTACTTCATTTCCCCCATTATTATTCTACACATTCACACTTTGCAGCGCATTCGACAAATTTAGAACACTTACTCTTCACAATCTAATGTTGTGCACAAAATGTGTGATCTGAAATGAGGCGTGTCCTGTATGGAATGAACTGTAGAAACTCAAGTCACACCTTGAGGCTTCTGGGGACTTTCCTCCACCATCTCTTCTTGTAACTGATTTCAGCTTCAGTTGCCCCATTTTAGCTTTATCAGTATtcacatattattttattgcagCCTGTAGTTGCATTCCATAGCTCAAAACTATTCAGCATGAAAGCCTTGCTGCTAATCACCACTAGCCTAGTTCCATATAGGGCCTCTATCCTCTATAGGGCTGCAACAGTTAAACTTGTCATAAATTTAAAGGAACGTCCATTCCCAAGTACGTGTGACTTTCCTAATGGAAACGTGCATCACTGCATCAATTTGACAATGCTCTCTTCTGGCCTCAGTTCAATAAGTCCaatgtaaattaatttgttttgaagTGCTAATTCAATTCAGCTTCATAATGGTCTTCACTTTTCAGTACAGGGCAAACAGAACCATCAGCCTAAAAGAGCCTTAGAGCCATCCTGAGCCTCCTCAGGCAACACAGGACCCagaagaggaaaagagaggcCCTGAGGGGCCCCATTCTGCAGGCTTCTCACACACCCAGGCTCCATATGCATCACAGCCGGCTGCAAACAGACTCCCATCTCCCCTGACATCTGCACAGTCTCTATGTTCAGAGTTCCACTGCACCTCCGATCTGCagcacacatataaacacacccaAAGGAAATAACATTAGTACTGCTAACATCAGAACAAAGCTCCCTACTCAGGTCTGAGTTAGGCTGGCTCTCCATTATAAAGCTTCGGTGCTGTTTGGTGCCTTGTTGGGccttaataattaatattattattatttattattatcatgtaACACTGTGCTTCAACAGTGCTGTGCTTCAATCTGCTAATCTGTAGTTAATTGGAGTTCACAATACAGTGCACATTTGTTATATAATTAGAGACCCctattatataaataatattttaatatatatattgtttaataaaatataagttAAGTATGTTAAGATGTTAAGAGAATATCTAAAGGTTTTAAAGAACTGACTCACAAGGATTTGTCCTGATGGGGTTTTCCATTTTGCCACACCCAATGTCCTTCCACCTCGTGGTCTGTCAACCCCACCCAAAGGAACTCCATCTGTTGGTCTGTCCTCATTTCTACCTGGATGAATTTCTGCAGGAACAAAAACACTCTTCATAACTGCATAGCTCTTCATTACTGCACAGCTCCCTGGAAATAATCACAAAtgatcacattttatttgcctTTATAAATAGGTAGAAaagaaatcacattttctttaaaaattgtgttttaaacatttacattttacattttagtcatttggcagacgcttttaatccaaagcgacttacaagtgcataggttctaccacaagtcaaagcatcacatccagaacaagaaaaatacacctggactgctgttctaaacatatagtcgtcatcataagtgcaattttttttttttttttttttttgggggggttagacagggataggggtatcagaaggggggggcggggtaaatcaggaggggggactaaggtagagtttgaagaggtgtgttttgagtctgcgtcgaaatagggggagggattctgctgtcctgacagtggtaggcaagtcattccaccactgcggaaccagaacggaaaacaggcgtgaacgtgcagctcgaccgccaggtgcccgtagagagggaaccgtaaggcgaccagagctggcagaccggagtggtctagctggggagtagggagtgatcagggattgtatgtaatgtggggcagtccccttagcagcctgaaatgccaacactagggccttgaatcggatgcgtgcggcaataggaagccagtggaggccaatgagaagcggggtgacatgagccgacctgggctgactggtgatcaagcgggctgcagcattctggaccagctggaggggcttgatggcgcacgctgggagaccggctaggagggagttgcagtaatccaggcgggaaatgacgagcgcctggactaggagctgggtggctttctccgtcaggagatgacggatgcggcgtatattaaacagaaagaacctgcaggttctggcagtggaggatacttgtggagccagggagaggcagttatcaagagtcaccccaagattctttgccgtacgggaggaggaaactacaaagtcctccacagtcagtgagaggtcgattgacggagaggacttagcagggatgtagagaagctcagttttagcaaggttgagcttcaggtgatgggaagtcatccatgcagagatatcagccaagcaggcagagatctgtgtggtgatttgggtgtcaggggggaaggaaatgaagagttgggtgtcatcagcgtaggagtgataagagaagccgtgggaagagataacagagccaagagacatggtgtatagcgagaagaggagaggcccaagaaccgagccctgcgggactccagttcgtaggggttgagggtcggagagtgcgcccctccaagtcacctggtaagagcgaccagagaggtaggaggaaaaccaagcgagtgcagaacctgtgacacccatcccagacagcgatgagagcagaatctcatggttgactgtatcgaaggcggccgacaggtcgaggaagatgaggacagaggagagggattttgctttagcagagtggagtgcctcagtgaccgcgagcagggcggtttcagtggagtggccactcttgaagccagactggttggggtcatggagattgttgtggagaagataagtggacagttgggagcagaccgcccgttccagggttttagcaagaaagggaagaagagagacaggccggtagttgttcagggcagagggatcgagagtaggttttttgaggaggggagtgactctggccctcttcagggaagagggcatggtgccggaagagagggaggtgttgattagagaggagagaaaagggagaatgtcctcagatatagattgtaggaggggagaggggatggggtcaagaggacaggtggtcgggcggtgggaagtaaggagtttcagcgtgtcggcatcagagaggggagaaaaggaggttagggagttggggagggtaggagggtcagcaggggtggagggttgggagaaggaattgcgaatagcatcgaccttcttttcaaagaaggagacaaagtcatcaggtgtgagtgatgaggggggtggggggggagggggggccagaagagaggagaaagttgaaaacagtttgcggggattagaggcggccgcgttaattttcgagtgaaagaaggaagatttagctagagagacagaggaatggaaagatgataagagggcatggaaggaagccatatcactggggagacaggaccttttccattttctctccgccgcccgcagttcggttcggacagctcgtagagcatcagaaagccagggactggggggggaggcccgagctagtttggtggtgaggggacacagagaatcaaaggaagatgagagggaggacatgagagttgtttAAAGAAGCTGAACCACTCTTACTCAAACAACGGCATAACCCACCAACATTTCttatccccaccccccaccctcaaaCCCTCAAACCCAGAAGTAGCCATCTTCTACTCTTGATAGCTTTATCATGTCGACTCTGCCCTGGCCATGCCCACCATTTCTCTGTGGTCCTCGATGGCAGCTAGGCTGGCATTGTGCTTCTCACAGAACTCCATGCTCTCATTCCAGTTGCGGTCATCCTCCAGTCCCACAGAGAAAAAGTAACAGCTGCCCCAGGACCACCGCCACCCCTCTGGGCACAGATGACATCTGTGGTCTACAGAGTAAGGGCCGAAAGCAGGGGTGATATTAGGCCCTGACGGAACCAACACATTCACCTGCGTGATAAGGGATTCATTCAGCAATTAACATAcattaatcaatcaataaatatcCATTTTgaagtaatacattacatttacaaatcTTTAAAGCTAATAATTTATCCCATTATGtcaatttaaatacattaaacaaGAAACTGAGTAAACCATGAATTCAGAGTTCAAACCTAACCCAAACCACAATTCTCAATCAAAGTATGGCAATGCTATTTGCCAGCAAATTAAACAACTAATTTTGCAGTGAATAAAATGTTACTGCACGAATCCATAGTATTGAAAGAAtcatacactgcaaaaatacaCAGTGAGatccataagtcttgggacagagacatatttgttttcttgatttggctctgtactccacaatcaccacatagaaatgacagcactttttatacatgggCCCCCCCATTTGACAGCACCaaaatatttgggacaaatggcttctcaggtgtttctgattattcaGGTGTCTAGTAGCTGCACTAAGGCTGCAACTGAAGCTCACATACCTGTGCTAAGGAAGCAACTGAATACAACAGACTAATCAGAAAAACAAGCCATTTGTCCCAtggaaggggggcagggggctatGGATAAAATGAAGGGTGATTTCTagatgatgaaaccaaaatgtattaagaTATTTCACATAAATATTTCCAAGACAGGAAAACGTGAAGGAGATGACTGGTTTTGTAGGGTTTGGCTCAATCACCTCGGCTGAtcgtgaggagcaggagagacATGGAGTGTAGGTCTGCTTGGCACTGTGACATCGGCCCCGTTGCCTCCTCAGCTTCCCCCGCAGTCTGCTCCAGCCCCGGGGCAGCCAGAGGAAGCACCGCTGAGAACACACAGTCCCCAGGTCAGTGCCAGCCCTCAATCACAGGCCCGATAACCCAATCAAGACAGCACAAAACACACCTTTCATTTCCTAACTGAAGCACGGTAAACtgaaatggaatgacacaaaagGAAAGACATTCTAAAATGTGTTCTCAGGGCATCTGCGCTGAGATACATATCTTGCATAAAGACCATGTTTGCCAtgcaaaaagagaaaatacacaAAGATACAGTGTGCAAACATATCACAAGTACAGTGATTCTCTATTTTTGCCCTCAACCTGTCACACAAAAGCATATTGCGTGCATTCCTCTTAACCTTTGTCCAGGTGTCACGAGTGCATAATAGCACAAAGTGTAATAGTGGACTATAAACAAGAAcgggaacagaaaacagaactgtggttgcaagctgaaaaagcagaaaacaaCTTACATGAGAAAACCAAGGCCAGCAGTAGGCCTTCTGCCAGAACCAAACTTaacaacaaaatggccactCGCCACAACAGCCATAATCGGCGAGCGTCATCTCTTCCATCTCTCACTGTGGTGAGGGTAAATGATAAGAATATCATTATTCACTGCCATTTAAATGACTATTCACAAGACTATTCACCTATATCGCACACATTTAATTACATAGCAGGCACTAATTAATCAAAAGCTAATTACACAGGTTACagttttacatacaatccatttatacagccaaATAACTTACTGATACAATTCAGGTTGTTACAGGTTACAACAGCAGCAAACCAACAACACCAGAACCCCCTACAGTTGTATTACAAGCCCATTTTCTCAACCATTGGACTATATTTCCACCAATATTAAAGGGTTTGACACATCCACAATAAACTTAGAAGACCAAACCTAAGCCAGCCCTAAAAATACTAGCATCCCCATGAGCCAAGTAAACctttaatgctaatattttatgGATTTTATGTTGCCCACCCAAGTGTTACGCCAACCTATCCATCATCACAGGGTGGactatttctcattttaaatttGAAGTAAAGGGTCTTTCATCCGTGTGCTATGTCATAGATACCTGCTAATGAAATAGAGGAAGCATACCTGCTGGGACATGGATTCCATCATGGTTCTCCGGACAGGATGACAGAGGATCCATGCTCCTCTTCTTTCCTTTTTaagcacactttttttttaaccctttgcAGATGCTGAACCCTCTTTCACGGTCTCTTTGGAACAAAATTCTCTGATGTAGCCTTCCCGTCTCTTTAATGTTCTCTACCCACTCCACCACTTCCTCTCAGTTACACAAAACTGAGGACAGGACTTCTCTAAAGCACAAATATAACATATTGGAAGTGTCATTAGGCATGTGTAGAATGTCTATTTTTGGCTCGTTTTACACTTATGACACACAGGAACTTATCAAACTGGTGACAGGCTATGGGAAAAAAACCCTCAACACAGTATCATTTCATTCAAGTGTATTGGGGAAATCAGGCggcttttaaaaagcaaaaagacaAATGGCAAATTCATGTTCAGAATTATTTCTTctaatgtacaaaaatacattacGTCTGTATAAAACAGGTACCAGTTCGGAGCGTGGGCAGAGTTTAGCGGCCTCACCGAGGCTCTGTTCCTGAAATGGCAGTTAGCCTGGGCCTTCCCAGGCTGTTTCTAGCGAAGGCCCATGGGCTGGTGCAGGAGGCAGGCCAGGTAGCAGCACACCTCCCAGGCCCGATCCAGCTGAGGGGCAGAGCTGTGTGGGTGCACTACCCTCAGGTAGCGGAATGTCAGAACCTTGTCGGTCAGGCTACGCACACTGAGGACCTCCCGGGAAGGCACACCCACTGAAGGGGGCGGGACACCCCCGCTGTTGTCTCCAACCAGATGGGAGGGCAGGTTGAGGGGGGCGGGCTCAGGGCTGCCGGGATTGGCCGCCCAGTCCTCCCACTCTTCCAGGCGCACGGAGCTGGCGAAGGCCAGGAAGCCCTCAGGCGAGGCCAGGGCACAGCCGCAGTGGTGGGAGAGGAAGCGGTAGGGCTGCGGGGACTGCACTGCCCCTGGGGCCTCCCCCGACCTGCCCGCGGCCCGCTGCCGGTCCCGGGAGGACGCGTCGAACAGCAGGTCCGCACACTCCAGCACCGTCACCTCACGGCCAGAGCCCAGCGCCAGGGAGTGCTTGGGCTGGAAGTAGCTGATGTAGCGCTGGCTGCACTTCACCGGGATCTGGGGCAGAGTGCAGCAGAATCAATCTCTATTAAACCTAGCACATGACAGGCCACAGACTGTGCAAAgaacttaataaaaataaaatgcacaattGAATTGCAGGCTCCCAGAACTAGCAAAAGTTTAACTTAAACTTGTTCACTAGTTTAACCAGTTCACTTAAGTTGATTAGCTGAAGCAGAGAACTGTAAATCAGTGGCACCATGACTTGCAGACAATGCAGACTGCAGGACAGGACCAAGAGTGAGTTAAAACTAGTAAATACATTGGTAATATCAATATTATcaatatatcaatataaaatcaatataaaatgtattttaaatggtaCAATAACCATATGCCAGAGAACCGATACCAGCTGCGCCATTTTCCCATGAAAAACATGATTATTTATCCTGTGGAAAAGGCACAATAACAGCCTGCATTTTATTCACTCagacagggaaacacacacacacagctgcctaCATGGAATTACTTTGCACTACCTCAAGTTATCGATAAACATAGTTTTTAAACACGAGAATAGTTTATCTTTATCAAAAGTCCTTTTTGATGTGTTATAGTGCGTTTTTTCCTGGGGGAAATCACTATTTTTCAAGATATCAAATCAAAGTTTAACATTTTTGTATGGTGACAACAGCTCGTTTTCTCCCCTGGCTTCACCTGCTGGAGCCTCCTCTGCAGTAGCTCCATCCAGTGTACCCAGATGCGTGACACGGTGGACTCGGCCACGCGGAAGCGGAAGGCcaggtcctgcagcagcaggcccAGACGCAGACGCgtcagcaccagcagcagctggtCCTCCGAGCTCAGCAGGGTGGGGGCGCCCCCTCCCCCGCGGCAGTATCCCATCATCCTCCACCGGACAGACTCTGCCGTCTCGCCCTCGCTGTCCCCGTCGGCTGGGAAGAGGGTGGGGTCTACCTGAGCGATGGGCGTTGAGTCCTGAGAGGGACACGGATGCATCAGGAAGTGTGTAGCCTTGAGCTGTGTAGGAAGCTATCTGCACGCCAAGCTCCTCACTGTGACTGCAGAACATGGTTagagcgccccctggtggttgAATCAACACAAAACTAGTTTCTTGCAGCTGGTGACAAATGGGTACCACTTGGGGGTGAGGATATGAGCTAGAAGACCAGCATCTTTAATCTGcataacacattttatatttgaaagaATACTCTCTACACAATATAAAGACAAATGCCTCAGTATTACCAGAGATGATGGGACAGGCAGACCCTCTTCATCTTTCAGAACGTCCTGCTCCTCGGCCCTGACTTCCATCTCCACGTCCCAGCCCAGCCCCGCTCCGTCTCCTCCCTGCAGGAAGCTGAGGAAGGCCTTGAAGTGAGCATAGGAGTGGAAGCCCGTGTAGAAGCGCAGCCACTTTGGGGAGCCACGCGCCAGGGTCTGGGCACTGAGGATGGTGGGCCGCGGCGGGGGCCGGGTCTGCTCGCGGAGCTGCGTGTCCAGGGAGAGCATGGCCTCGGCACTGGCCTGTGCCTGCTGCCTGGCCTGCCGCAGCTCATCCTGTAGGCCCGCCACCTCCACACgctgctgcagcagctgctcctCCAGAACCCGAATCCTGGAGTCACGCACCGCTGTCAGGGTGTGCATCTCCCACTCCCACTGCATCTGTACAGGCAGACATACAGAGATTACTGCCACACTGCAGCTGTACAGGCGGAATCAGATGTGATAAcccaacacaaaaaaataatttcactgatTGGGGAATACACAAAAAGGCAAGTGGACACCATAGTAGAGTACAGTGGAAACAATACAGACCAAGTACTTTGCATGGTATGGCTTAAAATAGTATGTGGCAGTATAGCTTCCTGATTACAGAACTGAAATTAAAAACTCAGAGGTGGTAGCTTTAAACTAAGCAGGGTACTTAACCTGGGGGGTATTTCAGTAAGCCGGACTTCCATGCCAAGTAAATTTTTACTTTAGTCCTTGTTCCATATTTGAGGGGGTTCCACGTTTTActcggcggcctgtagcgtagtggttaaggtaaaggaatgggacacgcaaggtcggtggttctaatcccggtgtagccacaataagatccgcacagccgttgggcccttgagcaaggcccttaaccctgcattgctccaggggaggattgtctcctgcttagtctaattaactgtacgtcgctctggataagagcgtctgccaaatgccaataatgtaatgtactcagTGCAGAAGTCAAGATTAGTGAGTTAGCTGAAAAACCCCCCTGAACTGTTTCAGAATATATCCCTCTGTACATAATGGACTACCTGTGAATAATCTAAGTAGTGTTAGTCACTACTAGGTGTTTGCATTCGCACAAGACAACGTGCTTACATTGAGACTGGACTAGGAAGTTGCACAGAAAGTAGGACTGTACAAGCAGTGGATGCTAAAGGCCCAGTTTTATCCCTAGAATTTTGCTACCAATGCGCTTTTACAATAGTAAAACGTTAATTTCTCACCTTCTTCTTCTGAAGTAGCTTCTCCTTCGCCTCCACAGCCTTCTGCACACTGAGGAGTGCCTGCTCCTGCCGGTGCTGGTCCTTGGCCAGCCCGCGCACCAAAGCACAGAGCCGGCCCTGGTCGGTGGGGATGGTCAGGCAGCCATGGTCGTTCAGGAAGCCCCGACGACTCCACATTCCCAGCTGCACCTGCTGCACCGTGTCACTCACCACCTCCATCAGCTCCGCAGCTAGAGCCAGGTCCCCCAGACTGGCTGGAGGGTCTGCAGCCCCACCCAAACCACACcgcgggaggagaggaggggaaaacGAGAGATTGGGAGACGTGAGGGAGAATCGATGGAGAGACGgcaagaaggagaaagagaatagcagcagcagaagaaacagATGTAAGTGAGAAtagaaagggggggggagaaaggagaAGATAACTTTACTATGCCAGCCTTCCAATTATGAACCAAGGCCATGAGTCTGAATACAGtgaaaacatgaacaaaatagaaatagaatccacaaatgcattaacatgaACTCAGCTGCCATCAACGTGGATGACAGAAAAGGAACAGACTACAATTTATACACATTGAGAGAATTCTTACAGC encodes:
- the LOC133125103 gene encoding uncharacterized protein LOC133125103 isoform X2, encoding MIKAQCPEEPLQQEEDMPSSCVAINCSVERSPETLKQGITFHRFPKDPVRRLQWCSALRRQSSDHQLWVPTKNSVLCSSHFTPDMFDRTGQTVRLRDCAIPTVFDFRKRKREGKEGEEKVEKAVVWPKRGRRGKREEQMAGRSTDPPASLGDLALAAELMEVVSDTVQQVQLGMWSRRGFLNDHGCLTIPTDQGRLCALVRGLAKDQHRQEQALLSVQKAVEAKEKLLQKKKMQWEWEMHTLTAVRDSRIRVLEEQLLQQRVEVAGLQDELRQARQQAQASAEAMLSLDTQLREQTRPPPRPTILSAQTLARGSPKWLRFYTGFHSYAHFKAFLSFLQGGDGAGLGWDVEMEVRAEEQDVLKDEEGLPVPSSLDSTPIAQVDPTLFPADGDSEGETAESVRWRMMGYCRGGGGAPTLLSSEDQLLLVLTRLRLGLLLQDLAFRFRVAESTVSRIWVHWMELLQRRLQQIPVKCSQRYISYFQPKHSLALGSGREVTVLECADLLFDASSRDRQRAAGRSGEAPGAVQSPQPYRFLSHHCGCALASPEGFLAFASSVRLEEWEDWAANPGSPEPAPLNLPSHLVGDNSGGVPPPSVGVPSREVLSVRSLTDKVLTFRYLRVVHPHSSAPQLDRAWEVCCYLACLLHQPMGLR